A single Sorex araneus isolate mSorAra2 chromosome 8, mSorAra2.pri, whole genome shotgun sequence DNA region contains:
- the LOC101549759 gene encoding olfactory receptor 5-like, whose translation MEQSLEWANLSGVQEFVLLGLSSDQGPRDALFVVFLVLYLLTLLENLLIIYLTHRHSELHKPMYFFLGNLSCLEMSYVSVTMPSLLAGLWAGPCHIPFTACMTQLFFFISLISTKCSLLACMAYDRYVAICLPLHYPLLMRPQVCLGLALSSWLGGLLVSVIKTSCIASLSYCGPNVLNHFFCDVSPLLNLSCIHVTLIELVDFISAIIIFCGSLLVTIASYVAIGRAVLRMTSAAARHKALSTCASHLIVVGVFYSVVLFMYSWPSHPNPTDLIKVLSVIYTVVTPSCSPIIYCLRNQQVRAALRNTCTPCPVSVTRADASHLFHVHKQIHALQEPVEVQRKSQPCLV comes from the coding sequence ATGGAGCAATCCTTAGAATGGGCCAACCTGTCTGGAGTCCAGGAGTTCGTCCTGCTGGGACTTTCCTCTGACCAAGGCCCACGGGATGCCCTGTTTGTGGTCTTCCTGGTGCTCTACCTGCTAACGCTCCTGGAGAATCTGCTCATCATCTACCTCACCCACAGACACAGCGAGCTCCACaagcccatgtacttcttcctgggcAACCTCAGCTGTCTGGAGATGAGCTATGTATCTGTGACCATGCCCAGCCTGCTCGCGGGGCTGTGGGCGGGACCCTGCCACATCCCCTTCACTGCATGTATGACCCaactcttcttcttcatctccctCATCAGCACCAAGTGCTCCCTGCTGGCCtgcatggcctatgaccgctatgtggctaTCTGCCTTCCACTGCACTACCCACTGCTTATGCGACCCCAGGTCTGCCTGGGCCTAGCCCTTTCCTCGTGGCTCGGTGGGCTGCTAGTGTCGGTGATCAAAACATCATGCATTGCCAGCCTGTCCTACTGTGGCCCCAATGTCCTCAACCACTTCTTCTGTGACGTGTCCCCTCTGCTCAACCTGTCCTGCATCCATGTGACTCTCATAGAGCTGGTGGACTTCATCTCAGCCATTATCATCTTCTGTGGGTCCCTGCTTGTGACCATCGCTTCCTATGTGGCCATCGGCAGGGCCGTGCTCCGCATGACGTCGGCTGCTGCCCGGCACAAAGCCCTGTCCACCTGCGCGTCCCACCTCATTGTGGTGGGCGTCTTCTATTCCGTGGTCCTCTTCATGTACTCCTGGCCCAGCCACCCCAACCCCACAGATCTCATCAAGGTGCTTTCGGTCATCTACAcagtggtcacacccagttgcAGCCCCATCATCTACTGTCTGCGCAACCAGCAGGTGCGGGCAGCTCTTCGGAACACCTGCACCCCGTGCCCAGTGTCGGTGACCAGGGCTGATGCCTCCCACCTCTTTCATGT